The Aspergillus nidulans FGSC A4 chromosome VII nucleotide sequence ATGATGTTTAGCATGGTTGAATCTTGCGGACCAGTACAACAAATCACGATCCATGGCTATAGAATTGGCGATACTGAGCGTCAATACCGCCTTTGATATTTCCCTCAGCCCTCCACCGTCACCATTATCAATGAGCCTTCTTAATCCCCAGGCTTCTTCGACGCCTATTGCTACCCCGGTTCCAAGTGGCTCTATCCTTTCTCCGGATGGACCGGGAAATGCTCCAACTCCCCCGAGTGGTGCCAATGCAGCAAATAATGCTCTCACTCCGACGGACTCACTCCTAGAGTCAGAATCCGAGTCTCTGCTTGTTGACATTTGCGACGAATCCTGGTGTGTTCTATTATCGCATCGGTTAAACGGCAACCTTCATCTCACCGAGTACCGCCCTGCGTTAGCTAGTGGCTATCTAGTTCGGCGCAGAGGTACTACGGATGCGGATGGGGCATATACCATGAACGTTAACCTCTTATTCACACAGCGACCTTCAACCCATTACGAAACGACCCTCCGCGAGATCATAGGAATGTACCGTGACCTGGCGACACTTGCGCGAGTACGAGGCACGCGGATAGTTCAAACTGGCACGCTGCCGTGGCATATCGCCACTGCAATGCGTGCTCAAGAAATATTGAGTTATGTTTTGTGATACAGATGTTCCGTTTTTCTGTTTCTATATTTACCTGGTTGGTATATGGCGTTTGGGTAGGTGAGGATCATTTATTCTCTTTCGGCAGGTTGCATACAGGATGCGTTATACCATCATATAGGGTCTGGACTGCTGTTTGTCATGATATTATACCCATTATATCCTCGAATATTTCTTCAACACTATGCAGTGCCTACGTAGTGGATAGAGTCACCTGACTAAATCTTATCATATCTAATCCGCTGTTGCTGATAAAAGGTGGAAAAAATTCAAGGTCGCAGCGATTCATAACTACAACCCCTCACTCTCGCGGCTCTCTCAATTATAGGGTTCCGTTGACTATAAGAACTTATAATTGCATAATTTCTTGATCGAAAGATTTCCGCCTCATTTCAGCTCCATAGCTGCGGCAGACCAGCACGCAATTGCAAAAATCAGTTCAATTCAATATATCACCCGCATTCAGACTATTGCCAAAGACGATCTCTCAATCGAAACTCCCGCAGTGTTGCTCATACGCACTGCAGACAACCATTCAATAAAAGCACAAGCTATACCACTTACATCAAAAGTCGCCCACAATGTCCGACCAACAGCccaccaccgccgcagcGGCAACCTCGAACCCCGCCCAGCAAACTGCCTCCTCTTACCTCGACCTTGGCATAACGCTCGCAATAAACGCCTGGCCAGCCCTCTCACTCGCAGTAACAAGCAATTGGGGTGGTCCGACCTCTGCTGACAAACGCGACTGGCTCTGTGGCGCAATCTCTGACATGATTGCTGACCGCCCGGAAACCGACGCAGAGGACCTGGAGGACGTCTTGATACAAGTAATGAATGACGAGTTCGATGTTGTTGTAGACGATGAAAGTGCAGGGGAGGTAGCAGATCGGATTATGGAAATTCGCAAGATGGTCGAGAATGGGGAGTTCGATGGCATCAGACAGATgtgggaggaatgggagaggaaggcggCGAAGAAGGGCGATGCTGTTGCGGCGTTTAAGAGGGGGGAGGATCAGGACGGTGAgacggacgatgatgaggaggatggtgaggaggacgaggagatgGGGGAGGCTCCAGCTTTAGTGAGTGCTCCGAGGGAGCGAGTTGAGCCTgaagttgatgaagatgggtTTACGAAGgtggttgggaagaagaggcggTGACTTTAAGATTGAAAGAATGAGTTGGGCAAGCGTGATGTGATTCCCCTAAATAGACATATCTTTTGCATGTAATCGTAACTTGTCATGATAATATTGTGGGCTACTTCATGGTATCTAGAAAAGGTCTACACAACGGCAAACGCGAAAGATGACTTTTCATATCCAGGAAAACAGAAAACAAAAATGCGTAAATCTATAGGAAAAGTAATCGAATgaaattcatcatcatcaaccagtCTTAGCCCCCTCAAGTCACCCTTGGGTCCCTGGGATACCTTGACCGTTGCCCAGTAATATCACATGAGAGTATTAGGATGCGTTACTGGGGATCCGTCTACGCATCAATGAGCTTGGTAATCATACCAATAGCAATAGTTTGGCCCTGTGGTCTTGATTAGTTTATCGTTGCTTTACCCAACAAAAGATAGCACTTACTTGGTCACGTAGGGTGAAACGACCCATTTGGTTGTAGTCTTCGAAACGCTCAACACAAACAGCGCCGGCAGCGCTAGTGATTTCGATGCGGGCAATGATAGTCTGACCCCTGCTGGCGAAAGGCGGAGGGCGCTTGCTCCGGCGTCCAGTACCGGGCTCGAGCTTGTGGAGCAGAGCTGCAATGGTGATCTCTTCCACAGCTGAGTGCACGTGCATGACGCAGTTGAAACCGGCAGTGAGAATACTCTTGAGATCAAGAATCCTAATTTTAGCCTCGAAGGCAGAGACACAGTGAACTGGACGCTTAGGGGAACACATGACAAATCCAGGAAGCagatcttcctcttcaacaccacgTAGGCGCATGCGCACTTGATCACCGCAAGTGGCGGTCgcaatctcatcttcagTTTCACCATAGAGCGCCGCAATCTCGACTTTCGTACGGTTTGGCATGATGATGCAACTAgcgttcttcttgatgaCACCGGCTTCAATACGTCCTTCAACCATAGTGCCCATGTCACGGTATTTGGCGCTGATCGGCATCATGAAAGGTGCATTAAGGTTACGCTCGGGCATCTTCATCTCTGTGAGATATTCAATGAGGGAAGGACCGTTGTACCAGGGGCAAACGTCCTTGGGAACACGATCCTTAACACCCAGGGTCTGCTGCGCTGAGATGGGCATGAAAGTcaaatcatccttcttgtAACCAAGAGCTTCCAAGAATTTGGAAACCTTGACTGTGCACTCCTTGAAACGATCCTCACTCCACTCGACAGTCGGATCATCCATCTTGTTGACAGCGACGATAAGCTTTCGTACACCGGTGTTTCTTGCTAGCAAAGCGTGCTCACGAGTCTGTCCGCCTTTTTCGAAACCAGTTTCATACTCGCCCTTGCGCGCGGAGATAACAAGGACACCAACATCAGCTTGCGAAGCTCCACCGATCATGTGGTGCACGTAAGACTTGTGACCAGGGGCGTCGAGGATAGAAAAGCGTCGTTCAACGACACCATCGGGTGTTTGAATGTCAACCTTGAAGTGAGCACGGCCCACCTCAACAGTCTTTCCTTTAGCACGCTCCTCGTTGGTCAGATCCAGAGCCCAAGAAAGATACCATGTTTCACGACCAGCTTCCTTCGCATCCCTCCTGTATTTGTCAAGTGTACGCTCATCCACCATGCCGGTAACGTAGAGAATAGATCCACCGAGAGTGGACTTTCCGGCATCGACGTGTCCAATGAAGACAATGTTCAcatgctctttcttttcacCATAGATTTCCTTCAGtgtctcctcatcaacgtCTGCCTTCTGCTCCGCAGCGACAGCGTCTGCATCACGCTTTTCCTTGGCAAGCTCCGCACGCGAAGGGCTCGATCGCCCAGGGCTGTTGCGCCCTGATGGTGCCGGGGATGATTTACCGCTAGCGGCTGCCTTTTGCTCCGCCTTCTTTTCTGtcttctcaacagccttcGCGGCGGTCACCTTGGAGGCAGCTTCAACGGCTGCGGGGCCCTTAGCGTCGGCGAGAGATCCAGAATCTGAAGAGGGCGTGGTCGATGCCGGTGTAGGGGTACCAATCGAGAGGACCTTCGTTTTGGGAGCTGAGGGAGAGTCGCTGGCACCACCAATGCTCAGGACCTTGGCCTTGGGGGCGGCATTGCTGGCGGGTTTCGGGGCAGGTTGGGCTggggcggcggcggcgggcgCAGCCTGGCGAGGCTTCTGGGAAaattgctgttgctgctggtagTTACCGTAGTTTTGGTTGTAGATCTGGTTGTAACCGCCAGGTTGCTGGCCATATGCGCCGTATTGGCCGTACGCCTGTTGCTGGTCATAGCCTTGGTACCCCCCGTAGCCCTGTCCATATTGGCCATACTGAGGATAGCCCCCGTACGGCTGGAACTGCTGTCCGGGCACGAAAGCAGCTGCCCCAggctggaaggaagcagCGCCGgggtggaaagaaggagcttgaggctgAGGCCGTGACTGTGCGTTCAGGTTAACGCCCTCAGTCTGCCTAGACAGCTCATCCTCCCAGGAATCAGGAGTCTGGTTAGCCATGTCGATTGTTATAAGTGCTTAGCAAGACAACCgctcgaacaagacaatggaaaaaagaagagaaggatttGGCTGCTCGAAAGAcaaaggcgaggatgaaggaggggTGTGTCTTCCCCGAGCAAGGCGAGTGGGGCTGCGGATTTTGCAAAGCGGAGGATGCCAAGAGATGTTAGTGCTGACTCAGCAGGGCTGGTGACTACCAAGATGGTGGCAGAAGGAATACAAGATATTCAATTTTTTTGCCCGACTTACGCGTATTAAGAGATTGATAGGAGTGCCAAAGGTAGATATCTGTCGTCTGGGGGCGGTTAATTCGTAGCTCCTTTCGTCTGATATGGAGTACCCGATCTCGTAGGGCACGAATACCAAGAGTTACCAGCCACAGTGAcctcttatcgataagcccAGGAGAGCCACAGCAGACATCCCACTTGAGACACCTTTGTTTTCTACATATTGCCAGCGTCTTGCATTATGGTGGAGTCGAATATTAGCCAGTCTGTAATACCAATATGGACGCATTTCTAGCCCGCGTAAGCTAGAACTGGCGCTGTCGAAAGATATGCAAGTAGCTAACTTTCTTCGCAGCTCACGCAGCAGGCGATGAACTATGCGATTCGGTATGCACCTTCGTCTTGCTTGCCCATACGTCATTTAAGAATGAGCGATGCGCGGTACCAGAATGCTCTAACACTTTCCAATAGCTCAGGCATCGCCATCACAGCTAGTTACGCCATCCGCCAGTCTTCGAGATTACTGCAAGTAGGTGTATATGCTCCACATTACGCTGAGAACGCTGCTAATCAGGTCAACTCTTGAGAATGTTGACAAAAGCGTGGAAAGAGATGAGCTACTTGCGCTCCAACAACGACTTGAAAGCAAGATTCAAGTTAGAGCCCTCTTACACCTTTTCAAAGATGCATGACTGATTGAACAGGTTATATCGCCCGCTATTGACATGATCGAGCTAATGTAAGAGGCATTATCTGTTCCTTTACGCATGAGACGACTTTTCTGACAAGCTTAGCGCTGCGCGGGGCAACACATCTTTGGAATCTGCAGTTTGCCTCACCAAGTCTCTTCGACTGGATATTCAGTCACTGGGCCAACGACTGGCAACGGCCGCTTTTTCTGAAGAGCAGAGTCAGAAGGGAGGAAAGAGCCCGACAGATATGTCAAGAAGTAGGGAGATGATCAAGCTCATCATACAAGATATCAAGAGGCTCTTGGTCCGGATTGAGGATGCAGTCCCGCTCATGAACCTGGCTATTACAACTTCAGGGGCTAAGCTGTCGACTAACCTCCCAGCAACAATATCACCCTCTCGACTACTACAGGCAAGCACATTTCTCACAGCTGGTGACACGCAGTACTCCATTTCTCCATCACAAGCAGTTCAGATTGGACCCTCGTTTACTCTCTCGATGTACATGCTATTTGCAAGTCATCTCCGCCctcatgatgaagaaggtATTCGTGAAACGACGTGGAAGGAGGTCATGCACAAGGCTCGGTTAAAGCTACGACGAGTACCAATGGATATGGCGGTTGCCCCAGGAAGCCAGCGGCCGCTGCAAATACCGGCTGATGCAAGAATAGACGAATTTGCCTACCAAATCTTGGTGGTAGAAGATCTGCATGATGGAAGAGTCCATGCCTTCGATGAAAACGAGTCCCAGCctcaaagctttgaagatattgatgcTGCTGGGATACGTGAGATAATACCGATCCATCAGATCTCGAAGATCTTTTACGCGGACACTGGAAGGATCCTCAATATCAGTACTGAGGGCGAAACGAACAACCCAGTTCTACTCTTGAAAAGAGATATAAACGCGGTCCCACCACGTCGGATGGTCGAACGAGATAtggctggctttggcgctCCGCATGAATCCgagcctgaagatgagatAGATGAAATACAGGCGCAACTGGATGCCCAATTGATTGGAACCACAGTCAATACCCTGAACCCGAGCTTTCATGAAAGCTCTATTCCCGACCAATGGCGGTTACCCAAAGATCTGGATCCTGAGTGGATAGCCTTTGAAGTCTACAACGAGAACGACGAGTCAGACACCGAGTCAGACGATGAAACTACCAAGACGCCTGATCCTACCGAGAAAATGGCGCAGCTCTCCATAAATGCAGACAGGGAATCGCGCCGCACAGCTTCACCACAGCCTGGAAAATCCCAGTCTCAGCCAACAACAATCTCAAACCCTCTTTTCAACAACATCCGGACTTCACTTTCACTCCTTGAGactctcctccgcctgatGTCTCTCCAACAATTCCAACAACAGTCCCACCTTTCCATCAGCGACGAACTACTCAACTTTTTCTTGGAGGAATCTTCGACAACTGGCGCCGGGGGAGACGAGCAATACCGTCAACGACTCCGCGCTGACGCAAGACGAAGGGTGGGATGGGATCCGTACGATGAGAGTCCTGTCAAGCGACGAGGTGAAGACTATCAGTACAGTGGGACTCCGGAGGGAATGTCTATTGGGTATACCAGGGAGTCAAGTGAAATACCTTACACGCCTAGTGAAAGGACAAGGGGTTATCAGCTTCGCTCAAGGGAAAATACACCGGAGACCCCCTCGCAAATGCGACGGTCTGTTTCACGAGCGGCTGATCTGAGGCGTGATAGTGGGACACGGGGCTCTTCAGCGCATACTCACGAGCGACAGAGGAGAGGTTCGCCGCTTGCTCACTAACTTATTAAGATGATACAAAACTATTGAATCATTGGAGAGGACATTTCATGGCGTACTAAACGACATTCGCCAATGTAAAGATAAGTTTTGAGTAGCTTCAACCCGTGCGTGCGCTTGCAATATACTGAACATATACGTAGGGTGGGTTTGATATATAGATTCCAGAGAAGCATTATATGCATACTCAAAGCGAGCATTTGGGGAATATAGACTGTGTACTTAGTGCCGAGGATTATCGCTAGGGGTAAGAAAATAAAGTAAAGACCAATAATGGACGCCCACTGGAAAACAACAgcaaaagagagaagaaacaaCACCGACCCAACTCCTTCTGTCTCGCCTAGTCGCATCTCTTCAATCATCCAGTGGTCGAAGTAGATGGAACTGAATGGTGGCGAAAATATCCATATTTGTCTGTGCACACAGTCCTGCCTGATATGCAGCAAGGAGGTATGGAGGACTTTCTACTCCCAGTCATCATCACTGTCATCGTCTTTGGATTTCTCCTTGGGACTAGCCGGAGTTCGACTCGTGGTGCCGCTGACGAGGTCATAACTCGACTCGCTGTCCGGCTGGGAACCCTGGTCGTTTGATCGGCGCGGTTCGTTTGGTTTTAGTGTTTTTGAGTCGGCGGAGGATTGTGCGGGAGCGACATTGTTTGCCTTATTCTTGTCCGAGACTTGCGGCGTGGAGGGAGAGTCGGTGTCGTCGTCCGAATCGTCGTCCCAgcctacttcttcctcttcttcgacgctAGCGCCTGTAGATATCAAGAAATTGTTAGCCATGAGATAACTGAAGGAGGACTCGAGAAAGATAGGACATACCCCTCAAAAGTTCCTtccgcttctgctcctcagtctcaatAACAAGACGGAGGAAGTAGTACCGAGACCAGAAGTCCGCGTATTGCACCTTCTCTGGCACAAGCTTTTCCATCGAAGTGCGCAACTCCGGGTACTTTTCGAGATCCGCAGCGATAGCAGAAGTCTTGTCGTCGATGCTGAACGAATTTTGGAAAGCAGGCCACTCGTCACTCACAGGGTCCttgaggaagctgtcaaGCGTTGTGTGGATGACATGAAGCTGGGCCTCGAAGCGCGTCGCATGGATAACCCTCTTGCCCTCAGCATCCTTGCTCTCAAAAAGTACCTTCGAGTCTAACCCAGACTCTTCCTCAGGGGGAACAATGGTAACAGCCTCCCTCAATTTCTGTGTGATATTCATTCCAAAGCGCAGAATCGCCTCGTCGGCTgcttcctctgccttctcaagctccttcagcCGTCGAGCCGCCTCCGTCTTGAAACGGGCGAGGAAGCTCTCGCCTCCGGCAGTCTTCTTGTCGCCAccatcctgctgctgttctgTCTTGGAGGAGCCTCCCGCAGCGCAAGATTCCGTAGGAGTTAGAGAGCCGTCCGTTGTTCCTCGCTCAGCGGTGGTGCCAAACGCTGTGCTGAGCGATAGGCCCCTTGTCCGCCCCACAAGGCTATCTTTGAGGCCGGTGAATCctttgacggcttcttcgctggcggcggcgtatTCCTGTCGTGCGCCTTCGTAGTAGCTTTCACCATGTTTACGGACGTTGCCCCAGATGTCGCCGAGGCGTGAGCCCCAAGGGCttgcggagaaggcgcgGAAGGTCTCCTGTAGCTCGGTGTTCAAATCGACGGCGGGTTGGTTCGTGTTGGTTGTACCCTGCTGGGATTCGTCCTTTTCTGTTTGATTGCTGGAGGAGAATAGATCCCCTTGGACATAATCGTAGATATCCATAGTTCGGTGTTTGTtggggaagaggggaaatTGGGGGTTGCGATGATCAGCGACAGTCATGATGTCTTGGCTCTCCGCAGGCGCTTTGTTTTGTTATCGGGTCTACGATGGGCCGACCGCCGAACTCACGAAGCATGCAAGAATGTAGTGGTCTTTTTACGTAGGAATTAAGAGGCTTAATCTAGTGATATATATACGTTTTCATCATGAATCCGGTTGATTGTACGGTTCTCCCACGCTGTCCTGGCTGCTCATCCAAAACCCAGGTATGGGTATGCTTTCCATGACGCTCGATGTTAGAATCTGGCTTCTGGAAAGCATCGCTCGAGGCGCAGAGTCCTGTCCAGCAGTTCTCGGCCTGCCAGCCCTGTCTACTGGTTGTGAGGATTCAACTTGAACCACAACGTTTCTCGCAGATGGACCATGTCCATTCAAGGGGACGCTGTCCTCATGGCGTGCGGCTGGTGAGGACTCAGGAACAATGTCTGTCGGCGTTCTACTTCCGTCCTCTGAATCAGGGAGAGTTTGATCCAGACTTTGGGTTTCAGACACCATAATCGGCGCATTTGACGTCAGCGGGGCTTTCAtaggcgaggatgacggAGTTGGGGTTATAGAACGCAATCCATTTGATTCCTCTGGGAAGAGCTCTGCCAATTTCTGCGTATTAATTGTAGGCACAGGTTCTAGCGGAAATTGGGTATTGGGATGAACCCTTCGGTAGCATATTGACGCTTCGGATAGGAGAGTCGATTCAGATGAAAATGGGCCATACTCAGGCTCTTTTACGGACACAGGCTGTGGCGGTAATTCTTGAGACTCGATGATTGGGGAGTTGGGCTCATTCTCCACGGGTGCCTCGTAGACTGCGATGTTCGTATCCTTAGATGAGCTTGAAATATCCTGCATGCCGtcttcatattcatcatAGTCCGACTCTGCGTCAGTCTCATACACGACTGTTCGTTGTGCTGGGCGCTGTCTCGGATCAAACGCGGCCggagcatcagcaacagcaacagactTTTCGCGTCCAGTTGTTTTAGGCGTTCTTTCAGCCGATGCGCGCCGCGCTAATGGAGAGGGTTGAGGGCTGTCATAATGAACTGACTGGTTCTTGTCGTTTAGCGGCATCTGCGCGATCTCAGCGGCATCGCCTTTCTCGAGCGAGGAATGCGGTTCCTCCTTTACAGGGGTCTCTTTTGAGAAGATGAGTGGACGTCTTTCAGGCGAACGAGCTGCGCTGCGGAACTGAGAGGATGTGATAAACGCGACACCAGGACTTTCAGGTGATTGTGAAGATGGTATTTCTGTCCTTAAAAGCTTTCGTGGTGTTGAAGGGAGATTTTCGACTTTCTCCTCTAGCTTCTCTTTCATTTGACAAGGCTCCTTCTTCATTGAGCATGAACTTAGTTTTCTCCTCTTATGCCCGCTGGGGGGCTCGGAAACGTATGTTGGTTGCTGTTGCTTGGTATTATCATGCTTGCCCGTGCTGGCCGCTCGAAGCTCGGGGTCTCTTTTCCTCGAGGTTAGATAGGCATATTCCAGCTTcgcatcgccatcatcggaTTCAAGGTCGATCAGCTTTACATATTTCATCTGTGTCAAGGTATTATCATCGTTTTGCACTCCTTTGTCGTTGCCACTTTTCTTGCGCCCATTTCTTGAAATCTTATCGCCTTGAACggaacctttttttttcaatCTCGAAGGCGCAGAGCCAAGCCTAATGCTATTCTCACGTTTTGTCCGTGAGCCTGACGGTCTGTAGTTCTTATCGTTCGCATTATCCGGTTCGTCGTCGTCAATCTCAATCACCTCACAAGCGTTCGACCCCGAGCCGCCAATGTATTTGAacacatcatcatcatagTCGGGCTGACTCCTCTTCACGAATTCGATTTGTGTGAGAGTCGTCTGATCCAGAGCTGTATTCCTTTTTGAGCCCCCTGATCTGGACCTTGATGTCGATACCGTCGAGGGAGTGGAAGTGGCAGTCGAAGTTGATGACGCGCCAGGCGTAACTGCTAATGAACCCACACCCAATCGCGCAGGTACTCGTGCCAATTTGCTAGATGAGGCTGGTTTGTCGGGAGTGCGGAATCGATCTGGATTGCTTCTCGAAATCCTGTCGTTATCACCCCGCCCCATCGCAACTCATACAACAAGCAGAAATAGACTGAGTGGGTTTCACGGCGAGGCATGGGCCTGAATAAAGTGGTTGGTCGGATCAAGGCAAGAGCTCGTACCACTATAATTTAGGTAACTGTTCATTATGACTCGATCTAATGCTAGGCTCTGGTCGTTGTGGTTGGAGCGGTGGCCAATTTGTGGACGCGTCGGACGCGTTCTACTGGCAATTGGACCGTGCGTCAGCGGAGCCCGGTATTTCCTGATTAAGAGCAATATAGTTCAAGATGATGAATTAACGATACTATAGTACATAGTAGATTATGGTATACAAACGCAGGATACATAATATGTTGAATCCAAGTTGACATCAGTTCTCTGTGACAATAGACAAAGCTGAGACTCAACTGCTGTGTGCCATGGTGACAACATTACGCCATACTAGAGAGGCCTGCTCTGAGGCCGCTTCCCGCACTTGTCATGCAAATCATTTTAAAACTACGAAAGGATCAACGAGCAGCTTTTCGAGAACATTCAGTGCCAGAAGATACCCTGTTATGCTTACAACTACGGGTACAAGCCCTGGCAACCGGCCCTCAATTCCTGGCACGTGAGACCAACATATTCCAACTATTGGTTGTAGTGAGCCTTCACTTCTCATACCTGGCTCAATAccacgaggaagaggaatgtTCTTTAATGTCTCGATATGTGGTAGTATTTCTGAACCCTAGAACTACGGCTCGCTGTCATACTCTTCAGAAATGGCAAAGAATCAGCCTAAGCAATTGTCACCATCACCATGGCGTAACATGCTAAAGGCTGTTTCATGCCCTGTGACACGCTTCTGATAGACCGAATAATATAGATGTAGGCGATAAATCGGCAGTGGCTTGCATAAGAACGATGAGTTTGGCGGTTTCCTAACACGCACAAACAAGCGAGGAAACCGTTACGGTGGGTATCAAGGTGCGTGCCAGGGCGACGATATCACGCTTTCAACTGCTGTCTCGCTCTCTCAGTGACGCTGATGAGTTTCCGCGGAAGATCGATCACTCGACGCGTGTCTTCGGAGGACTGGGTAAGGTGTATCGACCGCATCCGTTAGAAAGTCAACGATGAAGCCGTGGATGTTGGGAAATCGCCTAGATAAAAGACCAAAGCAGACGTTTTATTTGAGATGCATATGTTTGTGGTAGTGAACTAAGACagcggcgaggaagaagggcgatTGGCGAGGCATACTGGACCGAAGCACCTTTTACCTGCTCGAGCAAACATTTGAATAAAGACGGACG carries:
- a CDS encoding pre-rRNA-processing TSR2 family protein (transcript_id=CADANIAT00008749); translation: MSDQQPTTAAAATSNPAQQTASSYLDLGITLAINAWPALSLAVTSNWGGPTSADKRDWLCGAISDMIADRPETDAEDLEDVLIQVMNDEFDVVVDDESAGEVADRIMEIRKMVENGEFDGIRQMWEEWERKAAKKGDAVAAFKRGEDQDGETDDDEEDGEEDEEMGEAPALKRSTQRQTRKMTFHIQENRKQKCVNL
- a CDS encoding translation termination factor GTPase eRF3 (transcript_id=CADANIAT00008750), translating into MANQTPDSWEDELSRQTEGVNLNAQSRPQPQAPSFHPGAASFQPGAAAFVPGQQFQPYGGYPQYGQYGQGYGGYQGYDQQQAYGQYGAYGQQPGGYNQIYNQNYGNYQQQQQFSQKPRQAAPAAAAPAQPAPKPASNAAPKAKVLSIGGASDSPSAPKTKVLSIGTPTPASTTPSSDSGSLADAKGPAAVEAASKVTAAKAVEKTEKKAEQKAAASGKSSPAPSGRNSPGRSSPSRAELAKEKRDADAVAAEQKADVDEETLKEIYGEKKEHVNIVFIGHVDAGKSTLGGSILYVTGMVDERTLDKYRRDAKEAGRETWYLSWALDLTNEERAKGKTVEVGRAHFKVDIQTPDGVVERRFSILDAPGHKSYVHHMIGGASQADVGVLVISARKGEYETGFEKGGQTREHALLARNTGVRKLIVAVNKMDDPTVEWSEDRFKECTVKVSKFLEALGYKKDDLTFMPISAQQTLGVKDRVPKDVCPWYNGPSLIEYLTEMKMPERNLNAPFMMPISAKYRDMGTMVEGRIEAGVIKKNASCIIMPNRTKVEIAALYGETEDEIATATCGDQVRMRLRGVEEEDLLPGFVMCSPKRPVHCVSAFEAKIRILDLKSILTAGFNCVMHVHSAVEEITIAALLHKLEPGTGRRSKRPPPFASRGQTIIARIEITSAAGAVCVERFEDYNQMGRFTLRDQGQTIAIGMITKLIDA
- a CDS encoding RanGTP-binding protein (transcript_id=CADANIAT00008751) — encoded protein: MDAFLARLTQQAMNYAIRSGIAITASYAIRQSSRLLQVISPAIDMIELIAARGNTSLESAVCLTKSLRLDIQSLGQRLATAAFSEEQSQKGGKSPTDMSRSREMIKLIIQDIKRLLVRIEDAVPLMNLAITTSGAKLSTNLPATISPSRLLQASTFLTAGDTQYSISPSQAVQIGPSFTLSMYMLFASHLRPHDEEGIRETTWKEVMHKARLKLRRVPMDMAVAPGSQRPLQIPADARIDEFAYQILVVEDLHDGRVHAFDENESQPQSFEDIDAAGIREIIPIHQISKIFYADTGRILNISTEGETNNPVLLLKRDINAVPPRRMVERDMAGFGAPHESEPEDEIDEIQAQLDAQLIGTTVNTLNPSFHESSIPDQWRLPKDLDPEWIAFEVYNENDESDTESDDETTKTPDPTEKMAQLSINADRESRRTASPQPGKSQSQPTTISNPLFNNIRTSLSLLETLLRLMSLQQFQQQSHLSISDELLNFFLEESSTTGAGGDEQYRQRLRADARRRVGWDPYDESPVKRRGEDYQYSGTPEGMSIGYTRESSEIPYTPSERTRGYQLRSRENTPETPSQMRRSVSRAADLRRDSGTRGSSAHTHERQRRGSPLAH
- a CDS encoding BSD domain-containing protein (transcript_id=CADANIAT00008752), with translation MTVADHRNPQFPLFPNKHRTMDIYDYVQGDLFSSSNQTEKDESQQGTTNTNQPAVDLNTELQETFRAFSASPWGSRLGDIWGNVRKHGESYYEGARQEYAAASEEAVKGFTGLKDSLVGRTRGLSLSTAFGTTAERGTTDGSLTPTESCAAGGSSKTEQQQDGGDKKTAGGESFLARFKTEAARRLKELEKAEEAADEAILRFGMNITQKLREAVTIVPPEEESGLDSKVLFESKDAEGKRVIHATRFEAQLHVIHTTLDSFLKDPVSDEWPAFQNSFSIDDKTSAIAADLEKYPELRTSMEKLVPEKVQYADFWSRYYFLRLVIETEEQKRKELLRGASVEEEEEVGWDDDSDDDTDSPSTPQVSDKNKANNVAPAQSSADSKTLKPNEPRRSNDQGSQPDSESSYDLVSGTTSRTPASPKEKSKDDDSDDDWE
- a CDS encoding uncharacterized protein (transcript_id=CADANIAT00008753), coding for MGRGDNDRISRSNPDRFRTPDKPASSSKLARVPARLGVGSLAVTPGASSTSTATSTPSTVSTSRSRSGGSKRNTALDQTTLTQIEFVKRSQPDYDDDVFKYIGGSGSNACEVIEIDDDEPDNANDKNYRPSGSRTKRENSIRLGSAPSRLKKKGSVQGDKISRNGRKKSGNDKGVQNDDNTLTQMKYVKLIDLESDDGDAKLEYAYLTSRKRDPELRAASTGKHDNTKQQQPTYVSEPPSGHKRRKLSSCSMKKEPCQMKEKLEEKVENLPSTPRKLLRTEIPSSQSPESPGVAFITSSQFRSAARSPERRPLIFSKETPVKEEPHSSLEKGDAAEIAQMPLNDKNQSVHYDSPQPSPLARRASAERTPKTTGREKSVAVADAPAAFDPRQRPAQRTVVYETDAESDYDEYEDGMQDISSSSKDTNIAVYEAPVENEPNSPIIESQELPPQPVSVKEPEYGPFSSESTLLSEASICYRRVHPNTQFPLEPVPTINTQKLAELFPEESNGLRSITPTPSSSPMKAPLTSNAPIMVSETQSLDQTLPDSEDGSRTPTDIVPESSPAARHEDSVPLNGHGPSARNVVVQVESSQPVDRAGRPRTAGQDSAPRAMLSRSQILTSSVMESIPIPGFWMSSQDSVGEPYNQPDS